The proteins below come from a single Elgaria multicarinata webbii isolate HBS135686 ecotype San Diego chromosome 11, rElgMul1.1.pri, whole genome shotgun sequence genomic window:
- the TGFB1I1 gene encoding transforming growth factor beta-1-induced transcript 1 protein isoform X2 — MDDLGSADSPSFPLGPRIVIFDALLADLETTTSHISKRPVLLTDSGGALNQDRAPEPKPAPPPYNTQQQTGTTAMPVDPLPAPTLQGGSDKEHLYSTVCKPRSPKPKEGAPPPFSSSSGVLGAGLCELDRLLQELNATQFNITDEIMSQFPSNKSPGEDKGKDRLEESIDGGSLPQSAAPPPAKPSATSATLELDKLMASLSDFRVQSNVVTALGSTWHPEHFVCTHCQKEMGGSNFFEKDGAPYCERDYFQLFSPRCGLCNEPILDKMVTALDKNWHPEHFCCVKCGRPFGEEGFHEKDGKQYCRQDFYELFSTRCQGCNQAILENYISALNALWHPECFVCRECYTPFVNGSFFEHGGRPFCEIHYHKQRGSLCSGCEKPITGRCITAMARKFHPEHFVCAFCLKQLNKGTFKEQNDKPYCHPCFIKLFG, encoded by the exons ATGGACGATCTGG GTAGCGCTGACTCCCCCTCTTTCCCGCTCGGTCCCCGTATTGTCATATTTG ATGCTCTCCTGGCTGACCTGGAGACGACAACCTCCCATATCTCCAAACGCCCAGTTCTGCTCACAGATTCTGGGGGAGCCCTGAACCAAGACAGGGCCCCAGAACCCAAGCCGGCTCCTCCACCATACAACACTCAGCAGCAG ACTGGGACCACAGCCATGCCTGTAGATCCTCTACCGGCACCTACCCTGCAGGGTGGCAGTGACAAGGAACACCTATACAG CACGGTCTGCAAGCCGCGCTCGCCCAAGCCGAAGGAAGGCGCCCCGccgcccttctcctcctccagcggGGTGCTGGGAGCTGGGCTTTGCGAGCTGGACCGGCTCCTGCAGGAACTTAATGCCACCCAGTTCAACATCACAG ATGAAATAATGTCCCAGTTCCCATCCAACAAAAGCCCTGGTGAGGACAAAGGCAAAGACAGGCTGGAAGAGTCAATAGATGGTGGTTCTTTGCCACA gtcagcGGCTCCTCCACCTGCAAAGCCATCTGCCACATCAGCCACCCTGGAGCTGGACAAGCTCATGGCTTCTCTGTCAGATTTCCGGGTCCAGAGCAAT GTGGTAACAGCCCTAGGGAGCACTTGGCACCCAGAACATTTTGTCTGTACCCACTGCCAGAAGGAGATGGGAGGCAGCAATTTCTTCGAGAAGGACGGCGCCCCTTACTGTGAGAGGGATTACTTCCAGCTTTTCTCTCCCCGTTGTGGACTCTGCAATGAACCCATCCTGGAT AAAATGGTGACCGCACTGGATAAGAACTGGCACCCGGAGCACTTCTGCTGCGTCAAGTGTGGGCGGCCCTTTGGGGAGGAAG GCTTTCATGAGAAGGACGGGAAGCAGTACTGCCGTCAGGACTTCTACGAGCTCTTCTCCACCCGCTGCCAGGGATGCAACCAGGCCATCCTGGAGAACTACATCTCGGCCCTCAATGCCTTGTGGCACCCAGAATGCTTTGTCTGCAGG GAATGCTACACGCCCTTTGTGAACGGCAGCTTCTTCGAGCACGGCGGCCGCCCCTTCTGCGAGATCCATTACCACAAGCAGCGGGGCTCGCTCTGTTCGGGCTGCGAGAAGCCCATCACCGGCCGCTGCATCACGGCCATGGCGCGCAAGTTCCACCCGGAGCATTTCGTCTGCGCCTTCTGCCTCAAGCAGCTCAACAAGGGCACCTTCAAGGAGCAGAACGACAAGCCGTACTGCCACCCTTGCTTCATCAAGCTCTTCGGGTGA
- the LOC134406283 gene encoding zinc finger protein 271-like yields the protein MQQEVELIIQNSEDISEASEGHIADGDCDMEEFVDGTAPYKCSICRKRFTKTSNLVQHEKIHTGEKPYKCSQCGKRFTRSNNLAEHERIHTGEKPYKCPECGKTFNRSSILLRHRRIHTGEKPYKCPKCGKSFDESARLRVHQRTHMTEMAYLIDSNGEATAIEAGGVAHSCSDCGKTFSLYSNLIKHQRIHTGEKPYRCVQCGINFSEASNLIRHQRYHARDKPYKCPMCQKSFGQSSHLIQHQRIHTGERPHKCPDCGKSFIENSTLKKHQRIHTGEKPHRCMECGKSFSLSSHLVTHQRSHTGERPYKCEDCGKGFTDTSSLIIHRRSHTGEKPYKCDVCGKGFVLSSVYLNHHRTHTGEKPFGCPDCGRAFRQWSQLVIHRRLHTGERPYKCPYCDKGFCDSSTLTKHKRTHTGEKPNTCAECGLSFGSRAQLLEHQAFHGEEASAMGIL from the coding sequence GACACATAGCAGATGGTGACTGTGATATGGAGGAGTTTGTGGATGGGACAGCCCCCTACAAGTGTTCCATCTGCAGAAAGAGGTTCACAAAGACTTCCAACCTTGTGCAGCACGAGAAGATccacactggcgagaagccctacaaatgctccCAGTGTGGCAAAAGGTTCACCCGGAGCAACAACCTCGCCGAGCATGagaggatccacacaggagaaaaaccttaCAAATGCCCCGAGTGTGGCAAGACCTTCAACCGTAGCTCCATCCTGCTTAGACATCGGAGAATccacactggcgagaagccctacaagtgcccgaaatgcgggaagagctttgacGAGAGCGCCAGGCTCCGGGTCCACCAGAGGACTCACATGACCGAGATGGCCTACCTCATTGACAGCAACGGGGAGGCCACGGCCATTGAGGCCGGTGGAGTGGCTCACAGCTGCTCCGACTGCGGCAAAACGTTTAGCCTGTATTCCAATCTGATTaaacaccaaagaattcacacgggggagaagccttACAGGTGCGTCCAGTGCGGGATCAACTTCAGCGAGGCCTCTAACCTGATTCGGCACCAGAGGTACCATGCCCGGGACAAGCCGTACAAGTGCCCCATGTGCCAGAAAAGCTTTGGCCAGAGTTCACACCTCATTcagcaccagagaatccacaccgggGAACGGCCTCACAAATGCCCCGATTGCGGGAAGAGCTTTATTGAGAACTCTACTCTGAAGAAGCACCAACGcatccacactggagagaagccccaccggtgcatggagtgtgggaagagcttcagcctCAGCTCCCACCTGGTGACTCACCAGAGGAGCCACACCGGAGAGCGTCCCTACAAATGCGAAGATTGCGGCAAAGGGTTCACCGATACGTCATCTCTCATCATCCACCGCCGAagccacacgggggagaaaccctaCAAGTGTGACGTGTGTGGAAAGGGCTTTGTCCTCAGCTCTGTTTATCTGAACCACCACCGGActcacacgggagagaaacctTTCGGCTGTCCCGATTGTGGCCGGGCCTTCCGCCAGTGGTCACAGCTGGTCATCCACCGGAGGCTCCACACAGGGGAGCGGCCCTACAAATGCCCCTATTGCGACAAGGGCTTCTGTGACAGCTCCACCCTGACGAAACacaaaagaacccacacaggagagaaacccaaCACATGTGCAGAATGCGGACTCAGCTTTGGCTCAAGAGCGCAGCTGCTGGAACATCAGGCGTTCCATGGGGAAGAGGCATCGGCTATGGGCATCCTCTAG
- the TGFB1I1 gene encoding transforming growth factor beta-1-induced transcript 1 protein isoform X1, which produces MDDLGSADSPSFPLGPRIVIFDALLADLETTTSHISKRPVLLTDSGGALNQDRAPEPKPAPPPYNTQQQTGTTAMPVDPLPAPTLQGGSDKEHLYSTVCKPRSPKPKEGAPPPFSSSSGVLGAGLCELDRLLQELNATQFNITDEIMSQFPSNKSPGEDKGKDRLEESIDGGSLPQSAAPPPAKPSATSATLELDKLMASLSDFRVQSNLPGASTATVSPPPAPARVSSAQLPVVSSVCPSASAGPPQTSPAQPSGNLDSMLVLLESDLSRQGISTTAKGLCASCQKPIAGQVVTALGSTWHPEHFVCTHCQKEMGGSNFFEKDGAPYCERDYFQLFSPRCGLCNEPILDKMVTALDKNWHPEHFCCVKCGRPFGEEGFHEKDGKQYCRQDFYELFSTRCQGCNQAILENYISALNALWHPECFVCRECYTPFVNGSFFEHGGRPFCEIHYHKQRGSLCSGCEKPITGRCITAMARKFHPEHFVCAFCLKQLNKGTFKEQNDKPYCHPCFIKLFG; this is translated from the exons ATGGACGATCTGG GTAGCGCTGACTCCCCCTCTTTCCCGCTCGGTCCCCGTATTGTCATATTTG ATGCTCTCCTGGCTGACCTGGAGACGACAACCTCCCATATCTCCAAACGCCCAGTTCTGCTCACAGATTCTGGGGGAGCCCTGAACCAAGACAGGGCCCCAGAACCCAAGCCGGCTCCTCCACCATACAACACTCAGCAGCAG ACTGGGACCACAGCCATGCCTGTAGATCCTCTACCGGCACCTACCCTGCAGGGTGGCAGTGACAAGGAACACCTATACAG CACGGTCTGCAAGCCGCGCTCGCCCAAGCCGAAGGAAGGCGCCCCGccgcccttctcctcctccagcggGGTGCTGGGAGCTGGGCTTTGCGAGCTGGACCGGCTCCTGCAGGAACTTAATGCCACCCAGTTCAACATCACAG ATGAAATAATGTCCCAGTTCCCATCCAACAAAAGCCCTGGTGAGGACAAAGGCAAAGACAGGCTGGAAGAGTCAATAGATGGTGGTTCTTTGCCACA gtcagcGGCTCCTCCACCTGCAAAGCCATCTGCCACATCAGCCACCCTGGAGCTGGACAAGCTCATGGCTTCTCTGTCAGATTTCCGGGTCCAGAGCAAT CTCCCCGGCGCCTCCACCGCCACGGTCTCGCCGCCGCCCGCTCCCGCCCGCGTGTCGTCTGCGCAGCTGCCGGTGGTCTCGTCCGTCTGCCCCAGCGCCTCCGCCGGGCCCCCACAGACGTCACCGGCCCAGCCGAGCGGGAATCTGGACAGCATGCTGGTGCTGCTGGAGTCGGATCTCAGCCGCCAAGGGATCTCCACCACGGCCAAGGGGCTGTGCGCTTCCTGCCAGAAGCCCATCGCGGGGCAG GTGGTAACAGCCCTAGGGAGCACTTGGCACCCAGAACATTTTGTCTGTACCCACTGCCAGAAGGAGATGGGAGGCAGCAATTTCTTCGAGAAGGACGGCGCCCCTTACTGTGAGAGGGATTACTTCCAGCTTTTCTCTCCCCGTTGTGGACTCTGCAATGAACCCATCCTGGAT AAAATGGTGACCGCACTGGATAAGAACTGGCACCCGGAGCACTTCTGCTGCGTCAAGTGTGGGCGGCCCTTTGGGGAGGAAG GCTTTCATGAGAAGGACGGGAAGCAGTACTGCCGTCAGGACTTCTACGAGCTCTTCTCCACCCGCTGCCAGGGATGCAACCAGGCCATCCTGGAGAACTACATCTCGGCCCTCAATGCCTTGTGGCACCCAGAATGCTTTGTCTGCAGG GAATGCTACACGCCCTTTGTGAACGGCAGCTTCTTCGAGCACGGCGGCCGCCCCTTCTGCGAGATCCATTACCACAAGCAGCGGGGCTCGCTCTGTTCGGGCTGCGAGAAGCCCATCACCGGCCGCTGCATCACGGCCATGGCGCGCAAGTTCCACCCGGAGCATTTCGTCTGCGCCTTCTGCCTCAAGCAGCTCAACAAGGGCACCTTCAAGGAGCAGAACGACAAGCCGTACTGCCACCCTTGCTTCATCAAGCTCTTCGGGTGA